From Shewanella psychrophila, a single genomic window includes:
- a CDS encoding cysteine-rich CWC family protein: MNKLVVEQGLCPLCQRGNACAVESGGAIDTCWCTRVSFPPKDVLQGAMPSSNSCICETCIEKLNQEVILGIKRIG, translated from the coding sequence ATGAATAAGCTTGTCGTTGAGCAGGGCCTTTGTCCTCTCTGTCAACGAGGTAACGCTTGTGCTGTGGAGTCAGGGGGAGCGATAGATACTTGCTGGTGCACTCGCGTTTCTTTTCCGCCAAAAGATGTATTGCAAGGTGCAATGCCATCCTCCAATTCTTGTATTTGTGAAACCTGCATAGAAAAATTAAATCAAGAAGTCATCTTAGGCATCAAACGTATAGGTTAG
- a CDS encoding c-type cytochrome, whose amino-acid sequence MNFLKKVLVAFAWLTVVFAALFSYVSLAQATELQDKQAELTSVPKSAAGEYLKPRSLASIPEGEFGDKVRLGYKLFVDTQQLKDKQVGNELNCSNCHMNAGQQANASPLWAAYFAYPAYRKKNDKVNSYEERLQGCFTYSMNGIAPGKGSPELVALSAYSYWLGMSGLMDKYQVAGAVPELSDEELVKGGKRADFPVPEVIKQALTVEQRAKLPGKGFPSIDKPKLAYSPERGKVVYGAHCQTCHGDNGQGVEMKGVDSLPPLWGENSFNWGAGMHRVNTAAYFIYENMPFAKGFQLSNQEAWDVAAYINYHQRPQDPRFKGDVQGLKDKYHKHQGYYGEEVSGSVLGSEKSKEN is encoded by the coding sequence ATGAATTTTTTGAAAAAAGTTTTAGTGGCCTTTGCTTGGCTAACTGTGGTATTTGCTGCTTTATTTTCCTATGTTTCCCTTGCTCAGGCTACAGAGTTGCAAGATAAGCAAGCGGAGTTGACCTCTGTACCTAAGTCTGCTGCCGGTGAGTATTTAAAACCAAGAAGTTTAGCCTCTATTCCCGAGGGAGAATTTGGGGATAAAGTGCGTTTGGGGTATAAACTCTTCGTTGATACTCAGCAGTTGAAGGATAAACAGGTTGGCAATGAGCTTAACTGCTCAAACTGCCATATGAATGCAGGCCAACAGGCCAATGCATCGCCTCTCTGGGCTGCCTATTTTGCTTATCCTGCATACCGTAAGAAAAACGATAAGGTCAACAGTTATGAGGAACGTCTTCAAGGTTGTTTCACTTACTCGATGAATGGTATAGCTCCTGGTAAGGGAAGCCCTGAACTCGTCGCCCTGTCAGCTTATTCTTACTGGTTAGGCATGAGTGGCTTGATGGATAAATATCAAGTTGCAGGAGCCGTCCCTGAGTTAAGTGACGAGGAGTTGGTAAAAGGTGGTAAGCGAGCTGATTTTCCTGTTCCGGAGGTAATAAAGCAGGCCCTCACGGTCGAGCAAAGAGCTAAGCTACCCGGTAAGGGCTTTCCTTCTATCGATAAGCCTAAGTTAGCCTACTCTCCTGAGAGAGGAAAAGTGGTGTACGGCGCCCATTGTCAGACCTGCCATGGTGATAATGGTCAAGGGGTAGAGATGAAGGGAGTTGATTCTCTGCCTCCGTTATGGGGCGAGAACAGCTTTAATTGGGGAGCGGGTATGCACAGAGTCAATACCGCAGCCTATTTTATCTATGAGAACATGCCATTTGCTAAAGGCTTCCAGCTATCTAACCAAGAGGCTTGGGATGTTGCTGCCTATATTAATTATCACCAAAGGCCTCAAGATCCACGCTTTAAAGGTGATGTACAGGGGTTAAAGGATAAATACCATAAACATCAGGGATATTATGGTGAGGAAGTATCCGGGTCTGTTTTGGGATCCGAGAAATCTAAGGAAAATTAA
- a CDS encoding GFA family protein codes for MIQATNLFKASCHCGAVELKINLPEGLVDPRRCDCSMCRRRGAIVASVPLSDLQIVKGQTVLSLYQFNTHSAKHFFCSQCGIYTHHQRRSNPHLYAFNVACLEGDPFQLQKLLQEGVTLYDGVNHSADRMPNIMRVDLDE; via the coding sequence ATGATACAGGCTACAAACCTATTTAAGGCGAGCTGTCACTGTGGTGCTGTCGAGCTTAAGATAAATTTACCCGAAGGTTTAGTCGACCCTCGTAGATGCGATTGCTCCATGTGTAGGCGGCGTGGGGCGATTGTTGCTTCTGTGCCTTTATCCGATCTTCAGATCGTCAAAGGGCAAACAGTATTGAGTCTTTATCAATTCAACACTCATAGTGCGAAACATTTTTTCTGCTCTCAATGTGGGATCTATACCCATCACCAGAGACGTTCTAATCCCCACTTATATGCATTCAATGTGGCTTGCTTAGAGGGTGACCCTTTTCAACTTCAAAAGCTATTGCAGGAAGGTGTGACACTATATGATGGCGTTAACCATTCAGCGGATCGGATGCCTAACATAATGAGAGTTGATTTAGATGAATAA